One Salmo salar chromosome ssa01, Ssal_v3.1, whole genome shotgun sequence DNA window includes the following coding sequences:
- the LOC106569632 gene encoding apolipoprotein A-I has protein sequence MKVFVVLALAVFTGCDANVLWQDQSKQQLDIVKDAFWDYDAKATLTADDALQKIRESEVAHEVNTRITESADAVSQYTVAMRGQVTPLTQDLLAKLSQEAEQLKARLEKDLSTMTAKLQPYSDELNADLQRQLEEMKRDVTTYAEALDSDALKASLLQKSEELKGNLEKSVQQLQAQLGPYTEELKQKMDQNLEEFQRSMIPLTQSFQTQLTQRTQEVQQNLAPYGEKLKKLDPLAQDLKAQLAVLWDSFTKKIQ, from the exons ATGAAGGTCTTCGTGGTGCTTGCGCTTGCTGTTTTCACTG GCTGCGATGCCAATGTTCTGTGGCAGGACCAGTCTAAGCAACAGCTGGACATTGTGAAAGACGCATTCTGGGACTATGATGCCAAGGCAACACTCACGGCTGACGATGCCCTGCAGAAGATCAGAGAGTCAGAGGTGGCACACGAAGTCAA cACCAGGATCACAGAGAGTGCTGATGCTGTGAGCCAGTACACTGTGGCCATGCGTGGTCAGGTGACTCCTCTGACTCAGGACCTACTGGCCAAGCTTTCCCAGGAGGCTGAGCAGCTGAAGGCTCGTCTGGAGAAAGACCTGAGCACCATGACAGCCAAGCTGCAGCCCTACTCTGACGAGCTGAACGCGGACCTCCAGAGGCAGCTGGAGGAGATGAAGAGGGACGTGACCACCTACGCAGAGGCCCTGGACTCTGACGCGCTGAAGGCCTCTCTGCTCCAGAAGAGTGAGGAGCTGAAGGGAAACCTGGAGAAGAGTGTGCAGCAGCTGCAGGCCCAGTTGGGCCCTTACACTGAGGAGTTGAAGCAGAAAATGGACCAGAACCTGGAGGAGTTCCAGAGGAGCATGATTCCTCTGACCCAAAGCTTCCAGACCCAGCTGACCCAGAGAACCCAGGAGGTCCAGCAGAACCTGGCCCCCTATGGAGAGAAGCTGAAGAAGCTGGACCCATTGGCCCAGGACCTGAAGGCCCAACTGGCTGTTCTCTGGGACTCCTTCACCAAGAAGATCCAGTAA